A region from the Candidatus Zixiibacteriota bacterium genome encodes:
- a CDS encoding VIT1/CCC1 transporter family protein encodes MALEAIARKKEVIESRARIREFVFGIQDGLISTVGLLAGIQGATESGAVVLITGLTAMFSGAISMAAGSYLSSGAQKEIFDKELRDAEALAEREPYLAAEGLMKALSQEGLAREQSYRIVKALLREEQVFLRTFQEKVFGLGSAEINQPFQAALVMGLSFAVGAVIPILPYLFFSGMAALYASIALSAFTLFGVGFFKGRLAAKSPLASGLQFFTIAVGAAVLGYLIGIVVQYFFPQVTIPAG; translated from the coding sequence ATGGCGCTGGAGGCGATCGCCCGCAAAAAGGAGGTGATCGAAAGCCGGGCTCGCATCCGCGAGTTCGTGTTCGGAATCCAGGACGGGTTGATCAGCACCGTAGGGCTGCTGGCGGGAATTCAGGGGGCGACGGAAAGCGGCGCAGTGGTGTTGATCACCGGCTTGACGGCGATGTTCTCAGGAGCCATCTCGATGGCCGCCGGATCCTACCTTTCCTCCGGCGCGCAGAAGGAGATCTTCGACAAGGAATTGCGGGACGCGGAAGCGCTGGCCGAGCGGGAGCCGTACCTGGCCGCGGAGGGGCTGATGAAGGCTTTGAGCCAGGAAGGCCTGGCGCGCGAGCAGAGCTACCGGATCGTCAAGGCGCTGCTGCGCGAAGAGCAGGTGTTTCTGAGGACTTTCCAGGAAAAGGTCTTCGGTCTCGGCTCGGCGGAAATCAATCAGCCCTTCCAGGCGGCCCTGGTGATGGGACTGTCGTTTGCCGTCGGCGCCGTGATCCCCATCCTCCCGTATCTGTTCTTTTCCGGAATGGCAGCGCTCTACGCGTCGATCGCGCTCTCAGCGTTCACGCTCTTCGGCGTCGGCTTCTTCAAAGGGCGGCTGGCGGCCAAGTCGCCGCTCGCCTCCGGGCTGCAGTTCTTCACGATCGCGGTCGGGGCGGCGGTCCTGGGATACCTCATCGGTATCGTCGTCCAGTACTTTTTTCCGCAGGTCACGATTCCGGCGGGGTAG
- a CDS encoding sigma-54 dependent transcriptional regulator, with the protein MAERFRILVVDDEIAQRELVCGFLRKQGYEVLEAAGGEEALALFRREPVELILTDQRMPGLSGLELLKAAREIDPETHVIVVTAFGNIDMAVSAMKAGAADYLTKPLHLEELLQKIRLIGERHRLYAENRALREELQARHRIEGIIGESGQMLEVVSLVRRVAASEATVLIRGESGTGKELIAKAIHYASPRASRPLVRVNCAALPETLLESELFGHEKGAFTGAVAARKGRFELADGGTLFLDEIGDLPLHLQAKLLRVLQEREFERVGSSRPIKVDVRILSATHRDLESLMKAGRFRDDLYYRLNVVTILLPPLRDRKQDLPALMDHFLKRFAEKNRKPIRGFSREAREALLRYDYPGNVRELENLIERAVVLSRGDVIGRADLPLTIEAQEEKEPLPARLTAAVEGLERRMIKEALARAGGVQTRAADLLGITERALRYKLKKYGLAGDDSTGSTPPES; encoded by the coding sequence ATGGCGGAACGTTTTCGTATCCTGGTGGTCGATGACGAAATCGCCCAGCGCGAGCTGGTCTGCGGCTTTCTGCGCAAGCAGGGCTACGAGGTCCTGGAGGCCGCCGGCGGCGAAGAAGCGCTGGCGCTGTTTCGCCGCGAGCCGGTGGAGCTGATCCTGACGGATCAGCGCATGCCGGGACTGTCCGGGCTGGAGCTGCTCAAAGCCGCGCGGGAGATCGATCCGGAAACCCATGTCATCGTCGTCACGGCGTTCGGCAACATCGACATGGCGGTCTCGGCGATGAAGGCGGGAGCGGCGGACTATCTCACCAAGCCCCTCCACCTCGAGGAGCTGCTGCAAAAAATCCGGCTGATCGGGGAGCGGCACCGGCTCTATGCCGAGAACCGGGCGCTGCGCGAGGAACTCCAGGCCCGCCACCGGATCGAGGGGATCATCGGCGAAAGCGGGCAGATGCTCGAGGTCGTCTCCCTCGTGCGCCGCGTTGCGGCGAGCGAGGCGACCGTGCTCATCCGGGGCGAGAGCGGCACCGGAAAGGAGCTGATCGCCAAGGCGATCCACTACGCCAGCCCGCGGGCGTCGCGTCCCCTGGTACGGGTCAACTGCGCGGCGCTGCCGGAAACTCTGCTCGAGTCGGAGCTGTTCGGCCACGAGAAAGGCGCGTTTACCGGAGCGGTCGCTGCACGCAAAGGCCGGTTCGAGCTCGCCGACGGCGGGACCCTTTTTCTCGACGAAATCGGCGACCTGCCGCTGCACCTGCAGGCTAAGCTCCTCCGGGTGCTGCAGGAGCGCGAGTTCGAGCGCGTCGGCTCGAGCCGCCCGATCAAGGTGGACGTGCGAATTCTTTCGGCGACGCACCGCGACCTCGAGTCGCTGATGAAAGCCGGGCGGTTCCGCGACGACCTTTACTACCGCCTCAACGTCGTAACGATCCTGCTGCCGCCGCTACGCGATCGCAAGCAGGATCTTCCGGCTTTGATGGACCATTTCCTCAAGCGCTTTGCGGAAAAAAACCGCAAACCGATTCGCGGCTTCAGCCGCGAGGCCCGCGAGGCGCTGCTCCGCTACGACTATCCCGGGAACGTCCGCGAGCTGGAAAACCTCATCGAGCGCGCGGTGGTTCTCAGCCGCGGCGATGTCATCGGCCGGGCCGATCTGCCGCTGACGATCGAAGCGCAGGAGGAAAAGGAGCCGCTCCCCGCCCGGCTCACTGCTGCCGTCGAGGGGCTGGAGCGCCGGATGATCAAGGAGGCGCTGGCTCGCGCCGGCGGCGTTCAGACCCGCGCCGCGGATCTCCTCGGCATCACGGAGCGGGCCCTTCGTTACAAGCTGAAAAAATACGGCCTGGCGGGAGACGACTCGACGGGCTCTACCCCGCCGGAATCGTGA
- a CDS encoding peroxiredoxin produces MLRVGERAPDFTLPGVFRGKVSDYSLRQYRGRWLVLFFYPADFTFICPTEVTGFSRMAAEFRAEGAEILGVSVDSVESHRQWVEELGGVDYPLLSDEAKRVSASYGVLNEREGVALRATFIINPAGEIAYAVASHTNVGRSVEETLRVLKALRTERLCPSGWKPGEPTGDLGLKY; encoded by the coding sequence ATGCTACGCGTGGGAGAGCGGGCGCCGGACTTCACGCTGCCGGGGGTTTTCCGGGGAAAGGTCTCCGATTACTCCCTGAGGCAGTACCGCGGCCGCTGGCTCGTGCTCTTTTTTTATCCCGCCGATTTCACGTTCATCTGCCCGACGGAGGTGACGGGTTTCAGCCGCATGGCGGCGGAGTTCCGCGCCGAGGGGGCGGAGATCCTCGGGGTGAGCGTCGATTCCGTCGAGAGCCACCGGCAGTGGGTCGAAGAGCTGGGCGGCGTCGATTATCCGTTGCTGAGCGACGAGGCCAAGCGGGTGAGCGCGAGCTACGGGGTGCTGAACGAAAGGGAAGGCGTAGCGCTGCGCGCGACCTTCATCATCAATCCTGCGGGCGAGATCGCCTACGCGGTCGCCAGCCACACCAACGTCGGGCGCAGCGTGGAGGAAACGCTGCGCGTGCTGAAAGCGCTGCGCACCGAACGGCTCTGCCCTTCCGGCTGGAAACCGGGCGAGCCCACGGGCGATCTGGGCCTCAAGTATTGA